Proteins from a single region of Companilactobacillus farciminis KCTC 3681 = DSM 20184:
- a CDS encoding histidine phosphatase family protein yields the protein MAYQIYLVRHGRTWYNEYEKMQGWSDTPLTTDGVAVAQKAAESLKNVDFAAALTSDMKRAVDTTRIITRRNKNHLVPQELSEFREQFYGYFEGRSIDESWFAIGKPHHARGFADIVNKYGFDATMDFVKEADPLHDAENSQEYWSRIERGFKKVDQIAKDGDKILLVTHSITILGFAIRYKTKDIVLNDIPANASLTLLERDPATDTNKITKYNQSLIK from the coding sequence ATGGCATATCAAATTTATTTAGTAAGACACGGTAGAACTTGGTACAACGAATATGAAAAAATGCAAGGTTGGTCTGACACACCTTTGACGACTGATGGGGTCGCAGTTGCTCAAAAGGCTGCCGAATCGCTCAAAAATGTCGACTTTGCGGCAGCTTTGACGTCCGATATGAAACGTGCGGTCGATACTACTCGCATCATTACTAGAAGAAATAAAAATCATTTGGTACCACAAGAATTATCCGAATTCAGAGAACAGTTCTATGGCTATTTCGAGGGTCGCAGCATTGATGAATCCTGGTTTGCCATTGGTAAGCCTCATCACGCTAGAGGATTTGCGGATATCGTTAATAAGTATGGCTTCGATGCCACAATGGACTTCGTTAAAGAAGCTGATCCACTTCACGATGCCGAAAATTCACAAGAATATTGGAGCCGAATTGAACGTGGTTTCAAGAAAGTTGACCAAATTGCTAAAGACGGCGACAAAATCCTTTTAGTTACTCACAGTATTACTATTTTAGGTTTTGCTATTCGCTATAAAACTAAAGATATCGTCCTAAATGACATCCCCGCTAACGCCAGTTTAACTTTACTAGAACGTGATCCAGCCACAGATACTAACAAAATCACTAAGTACAACCAGTCTCTAATCAAATAA
- a CDS encoding NAD(P)-dependent oxidoreductase produces the protein MKIAVIGANGKEGSLIVEEALNRGIDVTSIVRDEKKAKTDKFLVRDVYSLKKDDVKDFDVLVDALGFFGPNVDQYVPATKHLIDILEGTNTRLLVVGGAGSLYVDKEHTKQLYQAADFPESVKPLSEEMGKSLDVLRESDINWTFISPAASFDAKGPKTDEYVLAGEELTFDKNGNSEISYADFALAMVDEIVNAKHQKERISVRW, from the coding sequence ATGAAAATAGCAGTTATTGGAGCTAATGGTAAAGAAGGTTCTTTGATCGTCGAGGAAGCTTTGAACCGTGGAATAGACGTAACCTCAATTGTGCGTGATGAAAAGAAGGCTAAGACGGATAAGTTTTTAGTACGCGACGTTTATAGTTTAAAAAAAGATGACGTCAAAGACTTTGATGTATTGGTAGATGCTTTAGGATTTTTCGGGCCTAACGTGGATCAATACGTTCCTGCAACTAAACATTTGATTGACATCTTGGAAGGTACAAACACTAGATTATTAGTTGTTGGTGGAGCTGGTTCTTTGTATGTCGATAAAGAGCATACGAAGCAACTTTATCAAGCAGCCGATTTCCCAGAAAGTGTCAAACCTTTGAGTGAAGAAATGGGTAAATCACTAGACGTCTTGCGTGAAAGTGATATTAATTGGACCTTCATTAGCCCAGCCGCTAGTTTCGATGCTAAAGGACCAAAGACCGACGAATATGTTTTGGCTGGCGAAGAATTGACCTTTGATAAAAATGGCAATAGTGAGATTAGTTACGCTGATTTTGCCTTGGCTATGGTTGACGAAATCGTTAATGCTAAACATCAAAAAGAACGTATTAGCGTTAGATGGTAG
- a CDS encoding flavodoxin domain-containing protein: MMKILITYTSMTGRNEKIAKYLADYLEKNDADVALEQIIDTDAYELSEYDAVIVDTYTYNDGEVPEEAQDFYEDLADVDLERTKFTVLGSSSKGHIHFGRAVDYFTMRLNSSNGEQVADSVKIDQDPDEDDLKRVRTLGDYVMKSLK; the protein is encoded by the coding sequence ATGATGAAGATATTGATAACTTATACTAGTATGACTGGACGCAACGAGAAAATTGCTAAATATTTAGCTGATTATTTAGAAAAAAATGATGCGGACGTAGCTTTAGAACAAATAATCGATACCGATGCTTATGAACTTTCTGAATACGATGCTGTAATTGTTGACACATACACTTATAATGACGGCGAAGTACCAGAAGAAGCTCAAGATTTTTATGAAGATTTGGCCGATGTTGACTTGGAAAGAACTAAGTTTACCGTGTTAGGATCAAGCTCCAAAGGACACATTCACTTTGGTCGTGCGGTAGATTATTTCACGATGCGACTGAATTCCAGTAACGGCGAACAAGTCGCTGACTCCGTGAAGATTGATCAAGATCCAGACGAAGACGATTTGAAACGTGTCCGGACTTTGGGTGATTATGTTATGAAGAGTTTGAAATAA
- the csn2 gene encoding type II-A CRISPR-associated protein Csn2, whose product MTNTITVFPYKPFEINDGITLLNFQNIDEYSNLIFRINKLKNGETFSDDTNRIIHFYTNDDEPIEEHLKDISFIGNLSSFNLNASSQMRIILKKIIEDSQIMLNEIEKVNADLNSVVFDSITRYSLPLTLDMYANYEKLLKSKDIKIDFSSWANYCDKIMDVISFYSDFTNKKMLIFNNIGRLLNVNQLNEIHAYLKSVDLKLVSLESYPMIFKEEKLNAKVYSIDNDHVRFDY is encoded by the coding sequence ATGACTAATACAATTACAGTATTTCCTTATAAGCCCTTTGAAATAAACGATGGCATAACGCTACTTAATTTTCAAAATATTGATGAATATTCCAATTTAATTTTTAGAATTAACAAATTAAAAAATGGCGAAACTTTTTCTGACGACACCAACCGAATTATTCATTTTTATACTAACGACGATGAGCCTATTGAAGAACATCTAAAAGACATTAGTTTTATTGGTAATCTCAGTTCATTCAATCTCAATGCAAGTAGTCAAATGAGAATTATTTTAAAAAAGATAATCGAGGATTCACAAATAATGCTTAACGAAATTGAAAAAGTTAATGCCGATTTAAATAGCGTCGTTTTTGACTCCATTACTAGATATTCATTGCCCTTAACCCTTGATATGTATGCCAATTACGAGAAACTACTAAAATCAAAGGACATCAAAATAGATTTTAGTAGTTGGGCTAATTACTGTGATAAAATTATGGATGTAATCAGTTTTTATTCTGATTTCACTAATAAAAAAATGCTTATTTTTAACAACATTGGTCGCCTATTGAACGTTAATCAGTTAAATGAGATACATGCTTATCTAAAATCCGTTGATTTAAAGCTAGTTTCTTTAGAATCTTACCCTATGATTTTTAAGGAGGAAAAACTAAATGCTAAAGTCTATTCAATCGATAATGATCATGTTAGGTTTGATTATTAG
- the cas2 gene encoding CRISPR-associated endonuclease Cas2, with translation MRLIIMFDLPTLTAMDRRNYRQFRKRLLNDGFTMMQESIYTCILIDRQSANLLNKKISMYAPQKGLVQSLIVTEKQFASISFLTGKKDASEENTFERLTVI, from the coding sequence ATGCGCTTAATAATAATGTTTGATTTACCTACCCTAACTGCTATGGATAGGAGAAATTATCGACAATTTAGAAAGCGACTTTTAAATGACGGTTTTACGATGATGCAAGAATCAATTTACACGTGTATTTTAATTGATCGTCAATCCGCTAATTTATTGAATAAAAAGATTTCTATGTACGCCCCACAAAAGGGATTGGTTCAATCCTTAATCGTTACTGAAAAACAATTTGCATCAATTTCATTTTTAACTGGTAAAAAAGATGCTTCAGAAGAAAACACTTTTGAGAGGTTGACGGTAATATGA
- the cas1 gene encoding type II CRISPR-associated endonuclease Cas1, with product MGWRTIYITQKAKLSYKANHLLIQTNMDIKQIPFHQINCIIIATTQSVITGYLISKLVTENIKVIFCAEDHNPCAELNGYYNNIQRNQNIENQVSWSLPTKQDLWTRVVKNKLQNQRSVLVRADLSPSFLDNEYRFIQENDSSNREAVIARKYFLALFNENFSRGKDTKINAMLNYGYTILLSATNQEIIAQGYLTQLGIHHHSLKNCFNLSSDLMEPFRPFVDDKVFQKSDYNFDEYMKLELVDILNQEISYGSKTFILKNALSQYIRDCISYLDSNQEVEIKKVGFKDEE from the coding sequence ATGGGTTGGCGAACTATTTATATTACACAGAAGGCTAAATTATCTTACAAAGCTAATCATCTGCTTATTCAAACTAATATGGACATAAAGCAAATCCCTTTTCACCAGATTAATTGTATTATCATAGCTACTACCCAATCAGTCATTACAGGATATTTGATTTCAAAGCTAGTGACCGAAAACATCAAAGTCATTTTTTGCGCCGAAGATCACAATCCTTGTGCTGAATTAAACGGCTACTATAACAACATCCAACGTAATCAAAATATTGAAAATCAAGTTTCCTGGTCTTTACCTACGAAACAAGATTTATGGACCCGGGTCGTCAAAAATAAATTGCAAAATCAGCGTTCCGTACTCGTAAGAGCTGATTTATCACCATCCTTTTTAGATAACGAATATAGATTCATTCAAGAAAATGACTCTTCAAATCGTGAAGCAGTGATAGCAAGAAAATACTTTTTGGCGCTGTTCAATGAAAATTTCTCACGCGGGAAAGATACCAAAATAAACGCCATGCTTAATTACGGCTACACCATTTTGTTGTCCGCTACTAATCAAGAAATTATTGCTCAAGGATACCTGACACAACTGGGAATTCACCATCACAGTTTAAAAAATTGTTTCAATTTATCCAGTGATTTAATGGAACCTTTCCGTCCCTTTGTTGATGATAAGGTCTTTCAAAAATCAGACTACAATTTTGATGAATATATGAAATTAGAACTAGTTGATATTTTAAATCAAGAAATCTCTTACGGTTCTAAAACTTTTATCTTAAAAAACGCTTTATCTCAATATATTCGTGATTGCATCTCTTATTTAGATTCAAACCAAGAAGTAGAAATCAAAAAAGTAGGTTTTAAAGATGAGGAGTAG